The genomic DNA CAACAAAATTGGGTACAAAAAGAAATATGAACTTATGAAGTAAAACTAATAGAGTAAGTCAGTAACCATTGTGCATTAGGCTAAAGGCTTTAATGGTTAAAAGTTCTTAATGAATTAGTAGACAGTCCATTTCTCCCTAGTTATAATATAAACTTAAAAAGAAGGTAATTTAAGAGAAAAAAAAGGTATCTCCTAAGCATGTCAGAAGTTAGAATAAAGAACTATAAAAAAAATTTAGTAACCAATTGGCAAATAATCCACAGCTCGTATCAGCAATGATTCTTTGAAGAGTTCAGAATGCTAGACTCTCACTTCAGCATTCAGCACacattttaatcaaaataatgtACTTCAGCTCAATAAAGAATCCAAATACCTTTTTGGCTTGCTTCAGTGTATCTGGTGGTGGCACAGCCAAGTAGCGTGGGAGATGAGCTTGAAACCATGGGTGAGTCCGTATTTCAGGAATCGTCATGCGCTTCATAGGATCGACCACCAGCATCCTTGGAATTAAGTCTCTTGCACCAGGAGATAAATGGCTGGGAAGGGTATATATTCCACCCTGGATAGAAATAGTGACACTCCAAGTTAAGAGTATTTACAATCACCATTAAACGACGACCAGCTTGATAGGACAATGTTTGAGAAATAAGAGAATTGGTAAATCTCATTAATTTGGAATCAGAAAATGATATTTGGTTCAGGACTACAGGCCTTACAGCACATATATTGCTCTGTTATACTATGGTGAAAACTCTACAACGAAACAAAGATTGATAAAATTTTACATAAATAGCCAcaagaattaattaattaataagaaggatttttttttgaaaaataataataaattaataaccATTGAAATCACCAGAAAGAGAAATTGTAATTAGGAGGGTAAACAGGGGCATGATGCCTGGTATTTTGAGAAGAAGTATTATTTACTCTTCAATCCCCGAAGGGAAAGATCTAAAAGATTATAAGTTCAAGAGAAATGCACATATAACACTCTCATGCAATAGAAGCACAAATAAAATTTAAtgttaataaattagaaaaaacaATCAATGTTAACCAAGTAGGAATTGATAGGAAAATTTGAAAATGTACATCAGCAATATGATTGGCAACACCAAAACGTACCTTAATTTTCTTAAAGAGGTTAGGAATGTTTTCATCGTCAAAAGGTAGGGTGCCACATAAGAGGGCATACAAGATCACGCCACAACTCCATACATCAACCTCAGGACCAGCATACAATTTTCCAGATATAACCTACATTGATCCATATACAACTTTCAAATGTTAATATCCGTTGAAAGAAATTGTAGGAGCATAAATAGTTCATAATAAGAAAATTCTGTAACCTTATTACTTATTACTTATTTACCTATACAACTACAAACACTCTCTCCAATACAACTTCCATTATGTCCATAACATAATTTAAACTATTGACATTGTGGATTATCAGTATCAGCAGTAATCGAAATATTCTTATGTCTTCCTCTAGTGTACTAAATTCAAAATATATTTCTGATTCGGCATGAAAAATCATTCCACAAAGTCACATACCCTATTGCTCTTGATGCGGCTTACTGACTCTTATATCATTACAAAACTAGAATTGGTTGGAATTTACTAATTACATATAGTAATTTCATTAACCAATACATGGTAAAGTGCATGATGCGGACTTGATGCACAATACAGGATAAATAGAGTGACCAATATGTCTTCTAATAACAAATTATTGGTGAAAAAACTACAATCCATACCTCAGGGGCAGCATAATTTGGACTTCCGCAACTTGTCTTTAGAAAATGACCATCACGCATTACATTGCTCAAACCAAAATCAGCAATCTTGACATTACATTTTGAATCCAAAAGAAGGTTCTCAGGCTTAAGATCTCTGTGGACAACCATATTCCTATGGCAGTACTCCACACCAGATATTATCTGCTTGCAAAGTATTTTCAACATGTGACTTCAATGTATTCATATAAAATATGCATACATAGTAAGAAGATGATACAGGCCATTCATGTCAAAAAATCGAAGAATTACTAAGGAATATCTCGATGACAGTAAAAGTACATTTGTACCTGTTGGAAAAAGTTACGAGCTTCGTCCTCCTGCAGTCTACCCTTCTCCACAATGTAGTCAAAAAGTTCACCAGACTTCACGTATTCCATTACaacatatatatctgttggtgtCTCTATAACTTCATAAAGACGGATAATGTGGGGATGCATAAACAATCTTAGAATTTTAATTTCTCTTCTAACTGCAAAAACAAACCACGCCCAAACCCAATGTCAATATGGGGTCCATGTTATTTGTTTCTCATCATGCAACAACATAGTCTATTGAAATTTTTCATCGATTTGTGTGACAGGGTACACAAGTaaagatatttcaattttttttttttaaagttGAACAATGCAGAGTAGAGCAGTACCACATTGAGAAATTAGTTTTGACTGGCACTTATGGTTAAAACTGTTTAGCATATTTAGATTATTTAGAAGCCCAAGTGAGCATCAAGTTAAATTATTAAAGTTTTGATTCATGTATACAAGTCAGGTAAACTCCACACATTTCTTAACTTAAATACTTGATGGTTGATATATTTCTCTTTATGACCTGCGATCCTTCAGATAATCTCCTTTCTTCTGCAAGTGAGAAGTCCTTGGGCTACTGTAATCTCTTCAGCTAATTCAATATTGCCTATCGTTCATTTGCTTTTGACCGCTATACCTTTCTTAATTATGCCCAACATCTCAGTAAGCTTTCTAGACATAAAAGACGTTCTCTAACAGCATAACCATTCGTATTAACTTAAAGAAGTTAAGTTGTTTATGCTATTATATTGGTAAGTTATCAGATTCTTTACAGCAAAAAAAATAAGAACTCTTGGATATTTCAAATAGATGCCTCTGATGGTTTTTTACAATGTTCTAAAACAAAAATAACCTTAGATAATTTGAATAAGGCTAGGAAGAATATCATATAACAGTAAAGCACCTCGTAACAAATTGCACTATAGGTAAACGAAACCATCTCTAGATATAAGCATATGTGCGAGACCAGTGGCTAGCAAAATCTTTCTagtaaatattttcataaaatcaGGGAACGCATTACGAATTCTCGCTTGTCTATCCAATGTGCAGACAAGATAAACAAAATGTAAATTTTCTTCATTTGTTTCTTTTTTTTGGGGTGGGTGCCAGGCGTTCTAGTAAGTATATAAGACTCACCCTTTTCTTCCATCTCCATGTTCTTAATCTTTCGACGATTAAGAATCTTGATAGCAACTTTGTGCCCGGTCAATGCATGTTCTGCAATTTTGACCTTACCAAACGAACCAATCCCAAGAGTTTTTCCAAGCTTGTAATTCCTCAAGAACATATCCACAGTACTAACACCCTGTCCACCTGAGCCATCCATTCTCTTAGCCTGGAAAATTAGTTCATGAATTATAACAGATGCTTAACAGTAATAGACACAAAAAAGTGAACACACATGCATATGATTTTGTAACTTTATAAAGATGAACTAAAGTAGGGCAATTATTCACACAAATTCTGAAATATGTTATTGCTTTTGTAAGATAAGGTAAATAAAGCCACCTTGATTAAGACTAGCATCCACGTATCATAAAGGCCATTACACAGTTCAAATCAATGCCTAGCCTTGAATTTTACATTTAACAAAATACAAGTTTCAAATACTCAAATCATGATTATGCTATGCAAAACTACAAATTAACCTATAAATGTCAATATTGACAGTAACTAACTAACTATCAACTTTAGAACTTCTGTTCTTATCGATATCCTCATTCATCCTGTTTAAGAATATCTTATAACTATTTATCAGCATTAATAAGCTAACTTTGTTACAATCATAATCGGCATCCCTGATCTGACCATCTAAAGGCAATCATAAGAAAAAAACAAGAGCGAAGCTAAATCCGAAATGCAACTTACTTATGTTTCACAATATAAACAGTGCTGCAGATAGCAATGCGAACATTAAGAATGTACTATAATGCATATGTCATCAAGCACTATTAACCGACTTAACATCGGTAGAATTTCAATGAATGCTGTTCAAGTATAGCCTAGCACATTAACCTACCGACACTGGAAGAAATCTTGTTTTAGGCTAATAAAACGCTCACAACTTCCGACTAAATAAGTCACCAATTTACTATCGGAACTACTGTTTTACCCAAGACTAAACCAAC from Apium graveolens cultivar Ventura chromosome 5, ASM990537v1, whole genome shotgun sequence includes the following:
- the LOC141661827 gene encoding SNF1-related protein kinase catalytic subunit alpha KIN10-like produces the protein MDGSGGQGVSTVDMFLRNYKLGKTLGIGSFGKVKIAEHALTGHKVAIKILNRRKIKNMEMEEKVRREIKILRLFMHPHIIRLYEVIETPTDIYVVMEYVKSGELFDYIVEKGRLQEDEARNFFQQIISGVEYCHRNMVVHRDLKPENLLLDSKCNVKIADFGLSNVMRDGHFLKTSCGSPNYAAPEVISGKLYAGPEVDVWSCGVILYALLCGTLPFDDENIPNLFKKIKGGIYTLPSHLSPGARDLIPRMLVVDPMKRMTIPEIRTHPWFQAHLPRYLAVPPPDTLKQAKKIDEEILLEVLKMGFDKSSLVESLRNRVQNEGTVAYYLLLDNRFRTSSGYLGAEFQESTDAFTRVNPGETSPTLGQRIPGYMDYQGTGSRPQVHVDRKWALGLQSRAHPREIMTEVLKALQELNVSWKKIGHYNMKCRWIPGIAGHREGMVNNSMQSNHYFGDETTIIESDGAARLPNVVKFEVQLYKTREDKYLLDLQRVQGPQFLFLDLCAAFLAQLRVL